A section of the Peromyscus eremicus unplaced genomic scaffold, PerEre_H2_v1 PerEre#2#chrX_unloc_1, whole genome shotgun sequence genome encodes:
- the LOC131901021 gene encoding zinc finger protein 431-like, translated as MDPSQKNLYKNVMMETYMNLTAIGYNWQRFEVEKHCQSSQNYARHEKTHPGEKSYEYTQYGKTFAQHCHLQRHETTHTVKRLYECSQCGKAFAHWKVLQLHRRTHLGEKPYECKQCGKAFTQSSHLEVHKRTHNGEKPYECNQCGKAFAQNSALQRHERTHTGEKPHVCNQCGKAFAQHSALQRHERTHTGEKPYECNQCSKAFSRHSNLQLHERTHTGEKPYECNQCGKAFAQHSALQRHKRTHTGEKPYECNQCGKAFAHHSNLQLHKRTHMGEKPYECNQCGKAFAEPSHLQVHKRTHTGEKPYGCYQCGKAFAQHSALQLHERTHTGEKPYECNQCGKAFPGHSALKLYERIHTGEKPYECKQCGKAFVQPSHLQVHKRTHTREKPYECNQCGKAFAKNSALQRHERTHTGEKPYECNQCG; from the exons atggatccttcacagaagaatctctacaaaaaTGTGATGATGGAGACCTATATGAACCTCACAGCTATAG gctacaatTGGCAACGTTTTGAAGTTGaaaaacattgtcaaagttctcaaaaTTATgcaag GCATGAAAAAACACAtcctggagagaaatcctatgaatataCTCAAtatggtaaaacctttgcacaacactgtcatcttcaaaggcatgaaactaCACATACCGTTAAAAGACTATATGAATGTAgtcaatgtggcaaagcctttgctcATTGGAAAGTTCTTCAGTTGCATAGAAGAACACAccttggagagaaaccctatgaatgtaaacaatgtggtaaagccttcacACAGTCCAGTCATCTtgaagtacataaaagaacacataatggagagaaaccttatgaatgtaatcagtgtggaaaagcctttgctcaaaacagtgctcttcaaaggcatgaaagaacacatactggagagaaaccccatgtatgtaatcagtgtggtaaagcctttgctcaacacagtgctcttcaaaggcatgaaagaacacatactggagagaaaccctatgaatgtaatcagtgtagtaAAGCTTTTTCTCGTCATAGTaatcttcaattgcatgaaagaacacatacaggagagaaaccctatgaatgtaatcagtgtggtaaagcctttgctcaacacagtgctcttcaaaggcataaaagaacacatactggtgagaaaccctatgaatgcaatcagtgtggtaaagcctttgctcatcatagtaatcttcaattgcataaaagaacacatatgggagagaaaccctatgaatgtaatcagtgtggtaaagcctttgcagagcccagtcatcttcaagtacataaaagaacacatactggagagaaaccctatggatgttatcagtgtggtaaagcctttgctcaacacagtgctcttcaattgcatgaaagaacacatactggtgagaaaccttatgaatgtaatcagtgtggtaaagcctttcctGGACACAGTGCTCTTAAATTGTATGAAAgaatacatacaggagagaaaccctatgaatgtaaacaatgtggtaaagcctttgtacagcccagtcatcttcaagtacataagagaacacatacaagagagaaaccctatgaatgtaatcagtgtggtaaagcctttgctaaaaacagtgctcttcaaaggcatgaaagaacacatactggagagaagccctatgaatgtaatcaatgtggttaA